A window from Plectropomus leopardus isolate mb chromosome 21, YSFRI_Pleo_2.0, whole genome shotgun sequence encodes these proteins:
- the pdia4 gene encoding protein disulfide-isomerase A4 gives MKKLALLLIVLLGVAHFATLSRCEDDAAEEKEETDEEDSDDEEDDDEDDDTEVKEENGVLILTNSNFETFMEGKDTVLVEFYAPWCGHCKQFAPEYEKIAQTLKENDPPIPVAKVDATVADELASRFEVSGYPTIKILKKGEAVDYDGDRTEKAIVARVKEVAQPDWKPPPEATLVLTKDNFDETVNNADIILVEFYAPWCGHCKRLAPEYEKAAKQLSQRSPPIPLAKVDATIENEIATRFGVTGYPTIKIFRRGKVFDYNGPREQHGIVDYMADQAGPPSKQVQAVKQVQELIKDGDDAVIVGVFSGEQDAAYEIYIEACNALREDFSFRHSFSSEVAKLLKASPGQIVIAQPEKFHSKYEPASHTLTVKDSTSVSEVQEFFKKHMIPLVGHRKPSNDAKRYTKRPLVIVYYGVDFSFDYRKATQFWRSKVLEVAKDFPEYTFAIGDEEDYAEELKSLGLSESGEEVNVGILAEGGKKFAMEPEELDSEVLRDFVMAFKKGKLKPIIKSQPVPKNNKGPVKVVVGKTFDEIVMDTKKDVLIEFYAPWCGHCKKLEPDYLALGKKYKGEKNLVIAKMDATANDVPNENYKTEGFPTIYFAPSNSKQSPIKFEGGDRTVEALSKFLETHATQLSQKRDEL, from the exons ATGAAGAAGCTCGCTCTGTTGCTGATTGTGTTGCTCGGTGTTGCACATTTTGCAACTCTGAGCAGATGTGAAGATG atgctgcagaggagaaggaggagactGATGAAGAGGACAGTGACgatgaggaggatgatgatgaagatgatgacaCAGAGGTGAAAGAAGAGAACGGGGTGCTGATTCTCACCAACAGCAATTTTGAAACTTTCATGGAGGGCAAAGACACAGTTCTGGTGGAGTTTTATGCCCCGTG GTGTGGCCACTGCAAACAGTTTGCCCCAGAGTATGAAAAAATTGCTCAGACACTAAAGGAGAATGACCCTCCTATACCTGTGGCCAAAGTGGATGCAACAGTAGCCGATGAGTTAGCGAGCAGGTTCGAAGTGTCGGGCTATCCCACCATCAAGATCCTGAAGAAAGGGGAAGCTGTGGACTACGATGGAGATAGGACAGAGAAGG CTATCGTGGCACGGGTGAAAGAGGTGGCTCAGCCAGATTGGAAGCCCCCTCCTGAGGCAACGCTGGTGCTGACCAAAGACAACTTTGATGAGACTGTCAACAACGCAGACATCATCCTGGTGGAGTTCTACGCTCCATG GTGTGGACACTGTAAGCGTTTGGCTCCTGAGTATGAGAAGGCAGCCAAGCAGTTGAGCCAACGCTCTCCTCCCATTCCTCTGGCCAAAGTGGACGCCACGATCGAGAATGAGATCGCCACACGTTTTGGAGTCACAGGGTATCCCACCATTAAGATCTTCAGGAGAGGCAAAGTGTTCGACTACAACGGGCCGAGAGAGCAACATG GCATTGTTGATTACATGGCTGATCAGGCTGGCCCTCCCTCCAAGCAGGTTCAGGCAGTAAAACAGGTGCAGGAGCTCATCAAGGATGGCGACGATGCCGTCATCGTTGGCGTCTTCTCTGGTGAACAGGATGCAGCGTATGAAATCTACATTGAGGCCT gTAATGCACTGAGGGAAGACTTCAGCTTCCGTCACTCCTTCAGCTCTGAAGTTGCCAAACTGCTGAAAGCCTCACCCGGTCAGATCGTGATCGCTCAGCCTGAAAAGTTCCACTCAAAGTACGAGCCAGCgtcgcacacactcacagtgaaG GACTCTACATCAGTATCAGAAGTGCAGGAGTTCTTCAAAAAGCACATGATTCCTCTGGTGGGACACAGAAAACCAAGCAATGATGCCAAGCGTTACACCAAAAGACCTCTGGTGATTGTGTACTATGGAGTTGACTTCAGCTTTGACTACAGGAAAG CAACTCAGTTCTGGAGGTCCAAGGTGCTTGAGGTGGCCAAGGACTTCCCAGAGTATACATTTGCCATCGGAGACGAGGAGGACTACGCAGAAGAGCTGAAGAGCCTGGGCCTAAGCGAGAGCGGGGAGGAGGTGAATGTGGGAATTCTGGCAGAAGGAGGCAAAAAGTTTGCCATGGAGCCAGAGGAGCTGGACTCTGAGGTGCTGAGAGACTTTGTTATGGCTTTCAAGAAAG GAAAACTCAAACCCATCATCAAGTCCCAGCCTGTGCCAAAGAACAACAAAGGACCCGTTAAGGTTGTTGTAGGAAAAACCTTTGACGAGATTGTCATGGATACCAAGAAGGATGTCCTGATCGAGTTTTATGCTCCCTGGTGTGGCCACTGTAAGAAACTAGAGCCTGATTACTTGGCCTTGGGCAAGAAGTACAAAGGGGAGAAGAACCTGGTGATCGCCAAGATGGACGCCACAGCCAATGATGTGCCAAATGAAAACTACAAAACGGAGGGATTCCCCACAATATACTTTGCCCCAAGCAACAGCAAGCAGAGCCCCATCAAATTTGAAGGTGGAGATAGAACAGTCGAGGCCTTGAGCAAGTTCTTGGAAACACACGCCACACAGCTATCACAGAAGAGAGACGAACTTTGA